The following is a genomic window from Balneolaceae bacterium.
GCACCACCTTTCAGATCGGTAATTTTTTGAACAAACTGCCCATCTAATTCAGATCGATAAATATTAAAAATGCCATCTTGGTCAGATGAGAAGTATAGAAACTCGTTGTTTTGATCTACCCAAGGGTCTCTGAAATCAATCATTTTTTCTTCAAATACCGCATAAACCTGTTTTGATTCGATATTAAAGCGATAGATGTTGCGTTTGTCGATATCTGCCGATGCAAAGAAAATATTCTGGCCATCAGTAGACCAAACAGGGGTGTAGATTGTTTCACCATTTGAATAATTGGTGAGTCTTGTTTTTTCTTTTGATTGCGTATCAATCAGAACCAGGTTTTGAGTTCCGTTTTGAAGTTCAACTGCGGCTATTACTTCTTTTGATGGGTGCCAGGCCGGATCTTGAGTTCGGGCATCTGTTGTGATTTTTTTCTCTTCAAACGTTTCAATATCAAAGATGAAGATATCATTGTACTCCTCTCCATATCGATTCCGATCGGCTTTGCTGTAAGTTACTTTTTTTCCATCGGGAGAAAATGAGAAGCGATTTCCAATGTAATCAATCGTTATGTCCGAGAAGGAGGAGTGCTGATAAGAATCCGATTTACCTGTTTTAGATTCGGGAGTCTTGAGTTCGTTAACAACGAATGTAGAATCAGGCGTTTCCAGGATTAGAAAGGTTGTGGCATAGTCCCGGTCACGGTTTGTCAGGTAGCCAAAGGTTTTACCCTGTTTGTCGTACTGTGGATAGAAGTTAAAAAATCCTTTATCTATTACTGAATTGATTTCATTTTCGGCTAAGCCCTGAACCTGACGAGTATATTTTTGTTTTCTATCTTCAATCCAGGAATCATATAAATCCTCTCCATTTTTGCCGGTTACTGACTCCAAGACCCTGCTGAAGTTGCTTGATCCATTAGCAGATTCTTCAGATAAATCTGCAATCACATCTTCTCCAAAATGTTCTGTCAGGTATCGGGTAAAATCGAATCCCTGGTTATACACCATTTCGCGTTCAAGACTATTTTTTGAACTGAAATCACCCATCTCCTCAAAACTCAGGGCTTTCTCATTAAGAATGTTCATGCGAAGTATCATGTCCCGATGGGTGTCCCAATAATCAAAATAGATATTATTTCTCATAAACTGAGCCGTACCCTCCGAAAACCAAGCCGGAATACTTACCGTGGAAAATGGATGTGTAATGATTCCTTTAGGCGATCCATATAGAACATCCGGCCTGCGCACATCCTCGTATGATAACCATTGAAAATAGATAGATTGAATCGTTGGTGAACGTTTCATGGATGCTCCCATCTGCACGATATGGGTGAACTCATGCGTGATTACATTTCGTAACCATTGATGAGTTCCGCGAAGAGGAGTATCGAGTGGAGGGATCCAGATCTCAATTTTGTCATCAAAAAAGTAAGCTGCACCGTTGGCATAATCTTCCCTGTCTCGAAGTATAATGCTTACTTTTCGATCCGGTTCATAATCATATAGCTCAGTAATAGGGCGATAAATTTCATTGGCGATTATAGAAGCTTCGCCGGCTGTTTTCTCACTGCCTTCCTGGTAGTGGATAAGAAAATACTCTCCCTCAAGAGTGTACCAGGGAAGGTGATTATGGGGAAAATTTACCGTTGAAGGAGAAACCTGCGCCATAGAAACAGTGGGACAGAGCATCATCAGCAGGATGCCAAAAAAACAATATTTGTTCATCTGCTTCATTTATCGGGCAATGGCAATTTTAACAAGTTTATGTTCCTTTTTACCGCCGGCCTTTGCCTCAACAAGAGCATAGTAACCACCACTGGCCCAGCTTGATGTATCCAATAAGATCTCTTCCGATACATTGCCTTTGCTTTGAAGTGTTTGATCGGAAATGATGCGTCCACTCATTGTTAATACTTTGATTCGTACTTCGGCGGGCTCCCTGGTTTGGAAACGGATTTGGGTTTCATCACGCGCTGGGTTCGGCCAGTTGTAAGTTTCTTCACCATTAAGTAAAGATAGAGCAGGATTGGACGGTTCTTCTATTTTTAAAAATCCTGAGACTTTATTTGTGGTTTGATTTCCATACTTCGATCTCCATTGGATGTTCTGAATTTGTAAAAATTCCCATACTTTGAGTTCTCCAAAATGACTTACTGCAAATAATTTATCACCGAAAATGAGAGGATGAATGGGGTGGCTGTAACTTTGTTTTATACCGCCAACTAATAAGGGAAATCCTTCGGTTGGATTGCCTTCTTCGTCGAAAGCATACAGGTTCATAGAAGACTGATCGTATCCCGTAATAATTAGTTCATTATTATCATCGCCATTAATGTCTGCAACGAGTGGTGTTCCGGTAAATCTAACGTTTTGAGGGGCAGACAGCGGAAATGAAGAGAGAAAAGCACCATTCACATTTTTTGCAATCAGTTGATTGGCTGAATAATCAATAAACAGGAAATCGGGACTTCCATCCCGGTTAAAATCGGCAATTGCGGGCCATTCTATTTTTTCAGAGTCGTGGATAAAGGTTCGGGACTTGTAATCGTCATCTGGCTTAAAAAGCGATAGTTTGTCATCCTCAAATAGATAGAATAGAATTCTATTTTGAGAAGATTGTACAATCCCGGTGTATTTGCGCGAGTATTCGTCACCTTGATTTAATACATAAGTTTCAGACCCGCCCGGATATTCAATGATAAGAGAACCACTTTCAATCCTGGATTGGTAACTTCCTATTCGGTCGGAATATTGGATTGACTGATTATCCTGTAAAATCTCTTCATTCGTCAGATCGATTCGAAATGGAGTATCATCTATATCTAAAATGTTATTCTGGAATGAACTGATAAAGTCTCCGTTTGGCTGAACCTCATACGTTAAATTTTTGGTGATCTCCTGGTTCTCAAAACTGTATGTTTGAACGGTGAGTGAATTGTTTGAAAAAAATGGATTTTCAGCAATTGCAAGCCGGGTTTCATTCAAAAAAGGTTGCTGGAGAGATGAACGTTCAATGTTTGTATCGATCAATTCTCTATCACCTGGACTGTAAAACCGGATTCCATTGTATCCAGGAATCATGATCCATCCATTTTTCATGGGTTGGACAGCTAATGGGTATCGTTGCCAATATGGATCATCGGGGATGGAAGCTGTCTCTATCTGTAAATTTGATTGAGTGTCCCACAATTCATAAAGATCAGAAAACGGATTTACCGGACGGATACTGAAGTGTGCTACAGGCAGATTCTCAGAAAAATTAAAGAGTTCAAAATTTGTCGGGGAACCTGAATTACTGTTGTTAGCGGGTTTTGTGTTAGGTCCAAATCGATTTTCATAAAATTGGATGGTATCGCTCTGTGTGACAACACGGGCATTATTTCCCAACCACCAAAAATCAAAGGGGGAGCCGTTAACCTCATTTTGGGATAAACCAATCGAAGTCGGAAGGCCGATATCCTGGGCGCCGTCGGCTTCTTCAAGATCCACGCCCTTACGATCAGGGTTATTGTTGATTCCACCTTCTTCAATTTTACTATCAATAATTCCTTCATCAATGTGCCAAACTAAAATTCCTCCATTCAGCTCTCTTTCAGATCCGTCATTCTCTGTTATAATTCCGCCGGGAAGCGAAAAATCGTAGTTACTCACATCAACTACCACTCCCGGTTCCAGTAGGTTATCGAATCCAGATTCCTGGTTTATAATTGCCCCATCCTGATTTGTAAATGTTTGATTGACATAGGTACCATCCGGGCGTTTAATTGTAAAAGTTACACCATTGTTATCCGGTTCACGATGACGATTTTCAACTAAATAATATTCTTTTGCAGATATGGGGATTTTTGCAATGCTTTTATTATTGTGATTAGAAACCGCCGGAAGTGAAATCGTCGATTCTATATCTGATTCTACTAAAAATGGTGTTTCCCATCCAAGAAATGATTTTTCCCATGCTGAGATCTCAGGAGGGAAAAGGCCATTATAGGAAAAGATTCCTGCTCCGTCCATCAATCCAAAACGACCGATTCCAGATCGGCCGGTTTCTGTATTAAAAAGATCCGGCAGTCCCAGGTGGCTGCCAATTTGAGCGGTTAGCAATCCATTTATTGACAACGGCAGTATAAACTGGTTTCCAACAGCATCCGTGCCGGCCCTTGTTAAAGTTCGCGGAACAATCAACGAGTTGTCGACTAACAGATCTCCATTTTTTATTGGGAAACCACTGAAGGAGGGATCATCTAAAAAATCAGATAATGTTTGTTTACTTAGGTAGAAGGAGGGAAGATCCTGTGGAGTTTTGTCGAGGTTCGTTCCTGTTAACTCTACATCTCTGCCAATTCCAGCGTGAAAAATGACAAAGGCGATGTTATCTCCGGAATCAAATTCAGTTGATATCGTATGATTCTGTCCAACAAGTGCCCAAACATCAGAGATAAGATTTTTCATCTCAGATAGGTCTGGGTTTTCTCCAATCGGGGAATATTCAGCCATTTTTTTATTCAATATGTAGATGTCGGGTAATACTTGATAATCGACAGAAATCTGGCTGTCAGATACTTTTTCAAAGTAATTTTTAACAAACTCCAGGTGCGCTTCAAAATAGTTTTGATCATGTGGCAAAGCGTCAATATTGGTACCCGGATTTTCAAGATAGGGAATGCTGCCGGGGCTAAATGTTCCATTGCCAGATGTAAATCGATTTGTATCCGGCTGAAATTCAACCATCACACCAAGAATTTTCAGCTCACTCGGAGGTGTTTTTTTATCCGTTGATGGAAAGGAGGGGGAAAGAGAATTGAGTTTTGGTTTTACCGGATGCTGGGCCGATGATACATCAAAACAAACAAGAAATAAAAAAAGCAGTGATAAAATTAATATACCACTGCTTCTTGAAGTTAAATATGTCATTAAGAAAAGTAGATCTTACCTGAAGTTCATCAGAACGCTTAGCCGAATTGTATTGGCAAGTGGGTGATCGTCTTCGAGCGTATAGATATAACTAAAGTCAACGCCAAAAATATTGTATCTGAGGCCGGCACCCAATGTAATAAATTCACGGTTTCCATTTTCGGGATGCTCGTAATAATAGCCAGAACGCAAGGCAAAGAGTTCATCGTACCAGTATTCAAGACCAAAACCGTACATGAGTTGTTGGCCAAGAGTTACATCAACGGTTTCTGAACCATTAAATCTCTCATAAGATCCCCAGGAGTTGAATAGAGCTTCCATCACACCCATTGTTTCATATTCAGGGCTATCGGGATCGCTTCCTACGTTTTCATTACGAGCCATGATTTTTGAAATATCGTTTGAGAGAGTAAGAGTGTTGATACCGTTTGCATCAATATCCATTGTATATGCCCATCCCAAACGCATGATTGTGGGCAGAGGATCTTTTTGTGCATTATCGGTATACTGAATTCCAGGCCCGATATTCGAGAGGTTAAAACCGGCATTAAAAGATGCCTGACGGTTTCCAACCTGAAAAGGATCAGTTTTATAAAGTGCAGCTAAATCGATACCAACGCTTGATCCGGGACTTATGTCCTGACCACTTACGCTGCCGTCAGCTAATGAGCTGTAGATATAACGAAGACCTGTACCAACTGAAAAATTATCTGAAATTCTGAATCCGTAGGAAAGACCCGCCGAGATTTCGAAACTGTTAAATCTGCCAAGTTCTAAACCTGTTTCATCTGTTCGAATCTGTTCGCCAAGATTCAGGAATGTGATGTGACCGCCAATAGTGCCGATTCCTTCTACATAATAGGTTCCCACAAGGTAATCGTAAAATAGATCGGCATTAAATGCAGGTAACCAGTTTGCATGTGTTACGCTAATTTGGTTTTGATTTTGGAATGCAAGTCCTGCCGGGTTCCAAAATATTGCCGATGCGTTATCTGCCACAGCTACTCCGGTGTTGCCCATTCCGGTTGCCCTTGAATCGGGTTCTATTTGAAGAAAAGGAACAGCTGTAATGCCTACTTGTGCCTGTACCGCAACTATTGGCAATAATATAATTGCTGCGAGAGATAAGAAGAACTTTTTCATAACGTGGAAAACTAAATGTTAAATGAATCTAAAACTCTACCAAAGTATAAGAATAACTCAGGTAAAAATTGTCTGTTGTTTCTCTTAATAATCAACTGAAAGATTGAAAACTATTGGATTAAACGTAATTAGAATTTTCTTATGATATACGATATATATCGGCTTAATCCGGCACAGATTATAATCTGTTATTAAATAGTGAAACTGTAACGTTTTTCAATAAGATATAGTAGAGTTTATTTAGTTTTAATAATATGAGTAGCAAGAATCGATCAGAATTCAGACACCAAATAATACATTCACCCCTCAAAAAAGTCAAGCAGAGTTATAACTGATTTCTTCAGATCATTTCCACTACAAGGGCAGAAGCGCCACCGCCTCCATTACAAATACCTGCGCATCCCAAAGTTCCATTTGTTCGTTTTAAAGCATGCAGAAGAGTAACAACAATTCGGGCTCCCGAGCAGCCAATAGGGTGACCAATGCTTACGGCACCTCCGTGGATGTTAACTTTTTCAGGGTCAATTTCAAGGATCTGGTT
Proteins encoded in this region:
- the porV gene encoding type IX secretion system outer membrane channel protein PorV; translated protein: MKKFFLSLAAIILLPIVAVQAQVGITAVPFLQIEPDSRATGMGNTGVAVADNASAIFWNPAGLAFQNQNQISVTHANWLPAFNADLFYDYLVGTYYVEGIGTIGGHITFLNLGEQIRTDETGLELGRFNSFEISAGLSYGFRISDNFSVGTGLRYIYSSLADGSVSGQDISPGSSVGIDLAALYKTDPFQVGNRQASFNAGFNLSNIGPGIQYTDNAQKDPLPTIMRLGWAYTMDIDANGINTLTLSNDISKIMARNENVGSDPDSPEYETMGVMEALFNSWGSYERFNGSETVDVTLGQQLMYGFGLEYWYDELFALRSGYYYEHPENGNREFITLGAGLRYNIFGVDFSYIYTLEDDHPLANTIRLSVLMNFR
- a CDS encoding T9SS type A sorting domain-containing protein, encoding MTYLTSRSSGILILSLLFLFLVCFDVSSAQHPVKPKLNSLSPSFPSTDKKTPPSELKILGVMVEFQPDTNRFTSGNGTFSPGSIPYLENPGTNIDALPHDQNYFEAHLEFVKNYFEKVSDSQISVDYQVLPDIYILNKKMAEYSPIGENPDLSEMKNLISDVWALVGQNHTISTEFDSGDNIAFVIFHAGIGRDVELTGTNLDKTPQDLPSFYLSKQTLSDFLDDPSFSGFPIKNGDLLVDNSLIVPRTLTRAGTDAVGNQFILPLSINGLLTAQIGSHLGLPDLFNTETGRSGIGRFGLMDGAGIFSYNGLFPPEISAWEKSFLGWETPFLVESDIESTISLPAVSNHNNKSIAKIPISAKEYYLVENRHREPDNNGVTFTIKRPDGTYVNQTFTNQDGAIINQESGFDNLLEPGVVVDVSNYDFSLPGGIITENDGSERELNGGILVWHIDEGIIDSKIEEGGINNNPDRKGVDLEEADGAQDIGLPTSIGLSQNEVNGSPFDFWWLGNNARVVTQSDTIQFYENRFGPNTKPANNSNSGSPTNFELFNFSENLPVAHFSIRPVNPFSDLYELWDTQSNLQIETASIPDDPYWQRYPLAVQPMKNGWIMIPGYNGIRFYSPGDRELIDTNIERSSLQQPFLNETRLAIAENPFFSNNSLTVQTYSFENQEITKNLTYEVQPNGDFISSFQNNILDIDDTPFRIDLTNEEILQDNQSIQYSDRIGSYQSRIESGSLIIEYPGGSETYVLNQGDEYSRKYTGIVQSSQNRILFYLFEDDKLSLFKPDDDYKSRTFIHDSEKIEWPAIADFNRDGSPDFLFIDYSANQLIAKNVNGAFLSSFPLSAPQNVRFTGTPLVADINGDDNNELIITGYDQSSMNLYAFDEEGNPTEGFPLLVGGIKQSYSHPIHPLIFGDKLFAVSHFGELKVWEFLQIQNIQWRSKYGNQTTNKVSGFLKIEEPSNPALSLLNGEETYNWPNPARDETQIRFQTREPAEVRIKVLTMSGRIISDQTLQSKGNVSEEILLDTSSWASGGYYALVEAKAGGKKEHKLVKIAIAR